A region from the Kineothrix sp. IPX-CK genome encodes:
- a CDS encoding aminotransferase class I/II-fold pyridoxal phosphate-dependent enzyme encodes MENKRIYLSSPTMHGKEQEFVKEAFDTNWVAPLGPNVNSFEKELAEYVNIPYAAALSSGTAAIHLALRLLGVKKEDIIFVPSLTFSATCNPVMYENATPVFIDSEEETWNMSPEALKKAYEKYPSPKAVIIVHLYGTPAKLQEIMEICAGKGTVVIEDAAESLSSTYKGKHTGTFGRFGIYSFNGNKIITTSGGGMLVSEEEEMIEKARFLSTQARDPARHYQHSQIGYNYRMSNVTAGIGRGQLLSLDEHKALKKAIYKRYQEAFSDIPEITMNPLNPDGDANNWLSCMTIKAGCRVTPDMIMDALEAENIECRPIWKPMHLQPVFQEYDFISLSEEKDGMISVSEDIFNRGLCLPSDIKNTQEDMDRIISIVRKVFVTENGVSSNRFLVY; translated from the coding sequence ATGGAAAACAAGAGGATATACCTGTCTTCTCCTACCATGCACGGAAAGGAGCAGGAATTCGTAAAAGAGGCATTCGATACTAACTGGGTGGCTCCTCTCGGTCCTAACGTAAACAGTTTTGAAAAAGAACTGGCGGAGTATGTGAACATACCTTATGCGGCAGCCTTAAGTTCGGGGACCGCGGCGATTCATCTCGCACTGCGCTTGCTTGGTGTAAAAAAGGAAGATATTATATTTGTTCCATCTCTCACCTTTTCCGCAACCTGCAATCCGGTCATGTATGAAAACGCCACGCCCGTATTCATAGATTCGGAGGAAGAAACGTGGAATATGTCTCCGGAAGCGCTGAAGAAGGCTTATGAAAAATATCCTTCTCCCAAAGCGGTCATCATCGTTCATTTATATGGAACTCCGGCAAAGCTTCAGGAGATCATGGAGATCTGTGCCGGGAAGGGTACCGTGGTTATAGAGGATGCGGCAGAATCCCTGAGCAGCACATATAAGGGAAAACATACCGGAACCTTCGGCAGGTTCGGTATTTATTCCTTTAACGGCAATAAGATCATTACGACCTCGGGAGGGGGTATGCTTGTGTCCGAGGAGGAGGAAATGATAGAAAAGGCACGGTTCTTATCTACACAGGCCAGAGACCCTGCCAGACATTATCAGCATTCTCAGATTGGCTACAATTACCGCATGAGCAACGTGACGGCGGGAATCGGCAGGGGGCAGCTTTTGTCGCTGGACGAACACAAGGCACTTAAAAAAGCTATTTATAAGCGGTATCAGGAAGCTTTTTCGGACATACCGGAGATTACTATGAATCCGTTGAATCCGGATGGGGATGCCAATAACTGGCTGTCCTGCATGACGATAAAAGCGGGCTGCAGAGTTACTCCTGATATGATCATGGATGCACTTGAGGCAGAGAATATCGAGTGCCGGCCTATTTGGAAGCCGATGCACCTGCAGCCTGTATTTCAGGAATATGATTTTATTTCTCTTTCGGAAGAAAAAGACGGTATGATAAGCGTATCTGAGGATATTTTCAACAGAGGCTTGTGCCTTCCCAGCGACATCAAGAATACGCAGGAAGATATGGACCGGATAATCAGTATTGTGAGAAAGGTTTTTGTTACTGAGAACGGAGTGAGCAGTAACAGGTTTTTGGTTTATTAA
- a CDS encoding nucleoside-diphosphate sugar epimerase/dehydratase — protein sequence MKRMKKDRKPFNVKLFYRRTSLIIYDIISIIFASYMAVLIRYEFHIDTVPAHFLDPITRFLPVNILLTLLIFYFFRLYHSLWAFAGETELQNVVVSCVISAVLNSVGLQFFKTVQQPVPKSYYFLYMFVLISMIFVSRFSYRFLRSQKHKQQNKKNGISVMVIGAGEAANVIIKEIVNSNFSTMVIRCIIDDDKGKWGRYIQGIKVAGGRDKIIECADIYDIDEIIVAMPSISRSELRKILEICKETSCKLRSLPGMYQLVNGEVNVSKLRDIEVEDLLGRDPISVDIDSILGYVQNKTVLVTGGGGSIGSELCRQIAGHRPKKLIILDIYENSVYDIQQELKTKYCDADSDSQLDLVVLIASVRNTNRINWIFEHYRPDIVYHAAAHKHVPLMEDSPNEAVKNNVFGTWKTAQAAAFYGVKKFVLISTDKAVNPTNIMGASKRICEMIIQTFNNHYETEFVAVRFGNVLGSNGSVIPLFRKQIMKGGPVTVTHPDIIRYFMTIPEAVSLVLQAGAYAKGGEIFVLDMGEPVRILDLAENLIRLSGYRVGEDIKIEFTGLRPGEKLYEELLMDAEGLKETANKLIHVGRPIELDEMKFFAQLKKLKEESREEVADIRPLVKEIVPTYHYKDLIKS from the coding sequence ATGAAACGAATGAAGAAAGATAGAAAGCCTTTTAATGTAAAATTGTTCTACAGAAGAACGAGCCTGATCATTTATGATATCATCAGCATTATTTTTGCAAGTTATATGGCGGTGCTCATTCGTTACGAATTTCATATCGACACGGTACCGGCCCACTTTCTGGACCCTATTACAAGATTTCTTCCGGTCAATATATTGCTGACGCTGCTCATTTTTTACTTTTTCAGGCTGTATCACAGCCTGTGGGCGTTTGCGGGAGAGACGGAGCTGCAGAACGTGGTTGTGTCCTGTGTAATTTCGGCAGTTTTAAACAGCGTTGGCTTGCAGTTTTTTAAGACTGTACAGCAGCCGGTGCCTAAGAGCTATTACTTTTTGTATATGTTTGTGCTGATCAGCATGATTTTTGTCAGTCGCTTTTCTTACAGGTTTTTGAGAAGTCAGAAGCACAAGCAGCAGAATAAGAAAAATGGAATCTCTGTTATGGTAATAGGCGCGGGCGAGGCGGCAAATGTCATCATCAAGGAGATTGTGAACAGCAATTTCAGCACTATGGTCATCAGATGTATCATTGATGACGACAAGGGTAAATGGGGAAGATACATTCAGGGAATCAAGGTAGCCGGCGGCAGGGATAAGATTATCGAATGCGCCGACATTTACGATATCGATGAAATTATCGTGGCCATGCCCTCTATTTCCCGTTCTGAGCTTCGAAAGATTCTGGAAATCTGCAAGGAGACAAGCTGTAAACTGCGCTCTCTGCCCGGTATGTATCAGCTGGTGAACGGGGAAGTCAATGTCAGCAAGTTAAGAGACATTGAAGTTGAGGATCTGCTCGGCAGGGATCCCATCAGTGTGGATATCGATTCGATACTTGGCTATGTGCAGAATAAAACGGTCCTGGTAACCGGCGGAGGCGGCTCCATCGGCAGTGAGCTGTGCAGGCAGATTGCAGGTCATAGGCCGAAGAAGCTTATTATTCTGGATATTTATGAAAACAGCGTATATGACATACAGCAGGAGTTAAAGACGAAATATTGTGATGCGGACTCCGACTCACAGTTGGATCTCGTGGTGCTTATCGCATCTGTTCGCAATACGAACAGAATCAACTGGATATTCGAACATTACAGGCCGGACATCGTTTATCATGCGGCGGCGCATAAACATGTTCCCTTGATGGAGGACAGCCCCAACGAGGCGGTGAAGAACAATGTCTTCGGTACTTGGAAAACCGCTCAGGCGGCAGCTTTTTACGGGGTAAAGAAGTTCGTACTGATTTCCACCGATAAGGCGGTGAACCCAACCAATATTATGGGAGCCAGCAAGCGTATCTGTGAGATGATCATTCAGACCTTCAACAACCATTACGAGACGGAGTTCGTCGCAGTGCGCTTCGGAAATGTCCTTGGCAGCAATGGCAGCGTCATCCCGCTTTTCAGAAAGCAGATTATGAAGGGGGGGCCGGTAACGGTGACCCATCCCGATATTATCCGTTATTTTATGACGATTCCGGAAGCGGTTTCCTTGGTGTTACAGGCTGGAGCCTATGCGAAGGGCGGAGAAATCTTTGTGCTTGACATGGGAGAGCCGGTGAGGATATTGGATTTGGCGGAGAACTTGATCCGTTTATCCGGATACCGTGTAGGAGAGGATATTAAGATAGAGTTTACGGGGCTGCGCCCCGGTGAAAAGCTGTACGAAGAGCTTCTCATGGATGCAGAGGGCTTGAAGGAAACGGCAAATAAATTGATTCATGTAGGGAGACCGATAGAACTTGATGAGATGAAATTCTTCGCCCAGCTGAAAAAGCTGAAGGAAGAATCCAGAGAAGAAGTGGCGGACATTCGCCCCTTAGTGAAGGAAATCGTACCGACCTATCATTATAAGGATTTAATAAAATCATAA